From Paenibacillus graminis:
ATAATGCCTGACCCCAAACCGCCAGACCAGCAGCGAAAAGCACAGGAATGCCGCTCCGGCAGGAAGGGAGAGGTAGCCCAGCCACTGCGGATAACCCCAGCCGCATACTGTGGCCGCAGGGTAGAAGCTGATAAAAAGCATGGGCAGCACAAAGCTAAACATGCTTTTTAGCGCTCTCGGCATGTAAGGTTCGGGGCAGCGGGTGATCTGGTAGCTGGCATTGGTCAGGAGATAGATCCAGTCCAGGCCTTTGATGGTAAAGAACGCAAGTCCCGAGGTAAGCACGAATACGCCGCAGTACATGATGCACCCTCCTGCCAGCGCCATGGCGAGAATAGCGATCTTCCCCGGAGTAAGGGAAACGCCGAGCTCTGAGAGCGCCCAGCCTGCTGCACAGATTCCCGTAACGGGCCGG
This genomic window contains:
- a CDS encoding ABC transporter permease, which gives rise to MKRRMIAEGKIYYKYLQMHLLSGMEYKGWWLMLIQVLVVVISDPIATVLLFSRFGNIGEWTVAHIILVYALAVASFGLAESLCRGFDYFPWQMLRSGDFDRLLLRPRSLFVQVAASRFHLHRLVRPVTGICAAGWALSELGVSLTPGKIAILAMALAGGCIMYCGVFVLTSGLAFFTIKGLDWIYLLTNASYQITRCPEPYMPRALKSMFSFVLPMLFISFYPAATVCGWGYPQWLGYLSLPAGAAFLCFSLLVWRFGVRHYKSTGS